One stretch of Paramormyrops kingsleyae isolate MSU_618 chromosome 4, PKINGS_0.4, whole genome shotgun sequence DNA includes these proteins:
- the LOC111853794 gene encoding uncharacterized protein → MLMYLVVEFLETKTVNIIAESWFEDGVTWWPNYTSDERINRAVQKCEEPGTGWKQYDVRVLSRTGDYRKAREKLRASLTCNTSELQTDDEEEVIRKRKIKPRQVFGDTDSDNEVEVGKKRKCSNTSSAPAPPIPPPTPDIPSHSACQTSTGPLLNLRHTDYPCFTTAPPAPITTFGMPSSPLHHFSIRHSEHGRYTAPVPAVATPISHMPSSSMSQVSATPLSDEHQDHSFNPRFRLGRTGTGPIPCSAAQLHILTLLEHIKEQQMQLAAAISNLTARMETDTAVAEMPPNISVPLATMSEVEELEEWLKDLRNSHAKQTMISALGATGGQNTKRVTWNILSRLFSDAVAKKNKLERS, encoded by the exons ATGTTG ATGTATTTAGTCGTTGAATTTCTGGAAACCAAGACTGTTAATATTATAGCTGAGTCATGGTTTGAGGATGGTGTCACTTGGTGGCCAAATTATACTAGTGATGAACGCATAAACAGAGCTGTACAAAAATGTGAGGAACCAGGAACAGGCTGGAAACAGTATGATGTTCGAGTCCTCTCAAGAACTG GTGATTATCGAAAGGCAAGAGAGAAACTGAGGGCCTCACTGACCTGTAACACGTCTGAATTACAAACAGATGACGAGGAAGAAGTGAttaggaaaagaaaaataaagccAAG gCAAGTTTTCGGTGATACAGACTCAGACAATGAAGTAGAAGTGGGTAAAAAGAGGAAATGCAGCAATACCTCCTCTGCACCAGCACCACCTATTCCTCCACCTACTCCTGACATACCATCTCATTCAGCTTGCCAGACCTCTACTGGACCTCTGCTAAACCTGAGGCATACTGATTATCCTTGTTTTACGA CTGCACCACCTGCCCCCATTACGACATTTGGCATGCCTTCCAGTCCTCTGCACCACTTCTCCATTAGACATTCTGAACATGGTCGTTACACAG CTCCAGTGCCTGCAGTTGCCACCCCCATCTCTCACATGCCCTCAAGCTCTATGAGCCAGGTCTCTGCTACACCTCTTTCTGATGAACATCAGGACCATTCATTTAACCCCAGGTTTAGACTGGGGAGGACAGGCACTGGACCTATTCCTTGCTCTG CTGCTCAACTGCATATCCTAACACTGTTGGAACATATCAAGGAACAGCAGATGCAGCTTGCTGCTGCCATTAGTAATCTCACTGCACGTATGGAGACAGACACTGCTGTGGCTGAAATGCCTCCCAACATCAGTGTGCCACTGGCCACCATGTCTGAAGTTGAGGAGTTGGAGGAGTGGCTTAAAGATTTAAGAAACTCGCATGCTAAGCAAACCATG ATTTCTGCTCTGGGTGCTACAGGAGGACAAAACACTAAACGAGTCACATGGAACATACTTTCAAGGCTTTTCTCAGATGCAGtagccaaaaaaaataaactggaaAGGAGTTAA
- the LOC111861089 gene encoding uncharacterized protein isoform X1 — MPSCSKTSCCTNQKLSQQGVGEVKKEEKEYLISEAEGTANESTYKQMPSCSKTSCCTNQKLSQQGVGEVKKEEKEYLISDAEGTANESTYKKVKGAVVQDVTEEELTGSLLLVTDSRGKQCVKPPNPARRAGESSQIIACFQGPFYTTDIALDRYIKKSHPKEYVIELRPGSVNTAEHSPVSAGPSAAQLSTETLSILEEANTDTLTVPRGSQSEKIYKPSINRGCKINRQTCTEKSSHRCSECGKSFSESRSLKNTGERPYQCSQCGKSFSDSGHLKGHQRIHTGERPYQCSQCGKSFSELGNLKKHQRIHTGERPYQCSQCGKSFSDSGSLKGHQRIHTGERPYQCSQCRKSFSGSGHLKRHQRFHTGERPYQCSQCGKSFSDSGRLKGHQRIHTEERPYQCSQCGKSFSESGSLKKHQLIHTGERPYQCSQCWKGFSRLGDLKRHQQIHTGEWPYHCSQCGKGFSHLGNLKTHQRIHTGERPYQCSQCGKSFSDPGSLKGHQRIHTGEMPYQCSQCEKSFRDAGHLKRHQRIHTGERPYQCSQCGKSFSDPGSLKGHQRIHTGEMPYQCSQCEKSFRDAGHLKRHQRIHTGERPYQCSQCGKSFIESGSLKQHQLIHTGERPYQCSQCWKGFSRLGNLKTHQRIHTGERPYQCSQCEKSFSRLGDLKRHEQIHTGKTI, encoded by the exons CAGATGCCTTCCTGCAGTAAAACCAGCTGCTGTACAAACCAGAAACTTTCCCAGCAGGGTGTCGGAGAGGTTAAAAAAGAGGAGAAGGAATACCTGATATCTGATGCTGAAGGGACTGCGAACGAGAGCACCTACAAG AAGGTGAAGGGCGCAGTGGTTCAGGATGTGACTGAGGAGGAGCTGACTGGTTCTCTTCTGTTAGTCACTGATAGCAGGGGCAAACAGTGTGTGAAACCTCCAAACCCAG CAAGGAGAGCGGGTGAATCCTCCCAAATCATCGCTTGTTTTCAGGGTCCATTCTATACCACAGACATTGCTCTGGACCGATATATCAAAAAATCTCACCCTAAGGAGTATGTCATTGAACTGAGGCCTGGATCAGTAAACACAGCTGAGCATTCACCAGTGTCTGCTGGCCCCAGTGCCGCTCAACTCAGTACAGAAACACTCAGTATCCTGGAAGAAGCAAATACAGACACACTGACGGTTCCACGGGGATCCCAGAGTGAGAAGATATATAAACCGAGTATAAACCGAGGCTGTAAAATAAACAGGCAGACTTGCACGGAGAAGTCATCCCATCGGTGTTCTGAGTGTGGtaagagctttagtgagtcaAGAAGCCTCAAGA acacaggggagaggccctaccagtgctcccagtgtgggaagagctttagtgattCAGGACACCTCAAGGGACACCAAcgaattcacacaggggagaggccctaccagtgctcccagtgtgggaagagctttagtgagttagGAAACCTCAAGAAACACCAACgtattcacacaggggagaggccctaccagtgctcccagtgtgggaagagctttagtgattCAGGAAGCCTCAAGGGACACCAAcgaattcacacaggggagaggccctaccagtgctcccagtgtagGAAGAGCTTTAGTGGTTCAGGACACCTCAAGAGACACCAACGttttcacacaggggagaggccctaccagtgctcccagtgtgggaagagctttagtgattCAGGACGCCTCAAGGGACACCAACGAATTCACACAgaggagaggccctaccagtgctcccagtgtgggaagagctttagtgagtcaGGAAGCCTCAAGAAACATCAactgattcacacaggggagaggccctaccagtgctcccagtgttgGAAGGGCTTCAGCCGTTTAGGAGACCTAAAGAGACACCAAcaaattcacacaggggagTGGCCCTACcattgctcccagtgtgggaagggCTTCAGCCATTTAGGAAACCTAAAgacacaccagcggattcacacaggggagaggccctaccagtgctcccagtgtgggaagagctttagtgatcCAGGAAGCCTCAAGGGACACCAAcgaattcacacaggggagatgccataccagtgctcccagtgtgagaaGAGCTTTCGTGATGCAGGACACCTCAAGAGACACCAAcgaattcacacaggggagaggccgtaccagtgctcccagtgtgggaagagctttagtgatcCAGGAAGCCTCAAGGGACACCAAcgaattcacacaggggagatgccataccagtgctcccagtgtgagaaGAGCTTTCGTGATGCAGGACACCTCAAGAGACACCAAcgaattcacacaggggagaggccgtaccagtgctcccagtgtgggaagagctttattGAGTCTGGAAGCCTCAAGCAACATCAactgattcacacaggggagaggccctatcAGTGCTCCCAGTGTTGGAAGGGATTCAGCCGTTTAGGAAACCTAAAgacacaccagcggattcacactggggagaggccctaccagtgctcccagtgtgagaaGAGCTTCAGCCGTTTAGGAGACCTAAAGAGACACGAGCAGATTCACACAGGGAAAACCATATGA